One window of the Rhipicephalus sanguineus isolate Rsan-2018 chromosome 2, BIME_Rsan_1.4, whole genome shotgun sequence genome contains the following:
- the LOC119382131 gene encoding mucin-7-like, with protein MEDNLPPGFPPGYTLSGNTSHSKAYDLLVKKAAGLVRQEDAQRAGPPRLSTTTTTTAKCRTRKLRDATSLLRKGEAPSTPRRTRRATKTSAFPRRTPRAKTGKAENGTNLPASIDVPPQYEATQQTAAAIFLPQTSSATAIEGAPVIPPLPKNGKECNKGETELEENLSFLPRRESYRNTSHEFPSSCSHVTPAFSSPAVSTAESSPTGSPPAPSAATASPPEQAREAAATANSPGALSPPAPSTDVMATAKKGSKQLTQQAAQTQASGEAPPKKEPAPHSPKLCIGHPNY; from the coding sequence ATGGAGGACAACCTGCCCCCGGGCTTTCCCCCGGGCTACACCTTGAGCGGCAACACCAGCCACTCCAAGGCCTACGACCTTCTTGTGAAGAAGGCAGCAGGCCTCGTGCGACAGGAGGATGCACAACGGGCCGGCCCACCTCGTCTctcaaccaccaccaccaccacagcaaaATGTCGCACGAGGAAATTGAGAGACGCCACTAGCCTCCTGCGCAAGGGGGAGGCTCCGAGCACTCCCAGGCGTACTCGAAGGGCGACGAAAACCTCGGCCTTCCCGCGGCGCACACCACGGGCGAAAACAGGCAAGGCAGAGAACGGCACAAACCTCCCTGCTTCCATCGACGTCCCCCCTCAATACGAGGCAACACAGCAGACGGCCGCCGCCATTTTCTTGCCGCAAACATCGTCTGCCACCGCCATTGAAGGAGCCCCCGTCATCCCTCCACTTCCCAAGAATGGCAAGGAATGCAACAAAGGAGAGACAGAGCTGGAGGAAAACCTGTCTTTCCTCCCTCGCCGAGAGAGCTACAGGAACACCAGTCACGAGTTCCCCTCCTCGTGCTCGCACGTCACCCCGGCGTTCTCCTCTCCCGCCGTCTCAACCGCGGAGAGCAGCCCGACCGGTTCCCCACCTGCCCCCTCCGCAGCAACTGCCTCCCCACCTGAACAAGCTCGAGAGGCCGCGGCCACTGCAAACAGCCCGGGAGCCCTTTCCCCTCCTGCCCCCAGCACTGATGTCATGGCGACAGCGAAGAAAGGAAGCAAACAGCTGACACAACAagcagcacaaacacaagcgaGCGGCGAGGCCCCCCCCAAAAAGGAGCCAGCCCCTCACTCGCCCAAGCTGTGTATTGGGCACCCTAACTACTGA